The stretch of DNA TTCAACGACTCTGGCTCTCTTGGCGCTCTCAGATATCACTACACTACTGCCATTCCCAGGACTTGAACAGCCTTTTGTCATACTGAGAATTGCTGGGTCAAGGTGGTGTTGCTTGCAGATCGTGGCTTTGTCCATGTCAAGGCGATGCAGATGATGAGTACAGAGTTAGGTTGGCACTACCGCATCCGGCTCAAGCGCAATGCCTGGGTCTGGCGGGCGGGCAAAGGCTGGCAACAACTGAACGACTTTCGTCTCCAGCGGGGCGAGGCCCTTTGCCTGCATACCGTCAAACTTCATAAGCAAGCGTGGTATGGTTCGGTGCATGTGGTCCTCGGCTACAACCATGTCAACGGTGAGTTTTGGGCCATCGTCAGCGATGAACCTACCAATCTGCAAACCTTTCGGGAGTATGGCTTACGCTTCGATATTGAGGAAGCGTTTCTTGATGACCAGTCCAATGGCTGGAACCTTCAAAAATCGGAGATTCGCTCCGTCTGTGCCCTTTCTCGTCTCTGGTTCATCCTGGCGGTAGCTACCCTCTATGTCACTGCCCAAGGCGTCGCCGTGGTGGAGACCGGGCAGCGTCGTCACGTTGAACCCCACTGGTTTCGCGGTAACAGTTATTTCAGACTTGGCTGGGACTGGGTCAAAACAGCTTTAGAACAGGGCTGGCGGCTCATTCATGCCGTTTGCTTTACTCAGGCACGTGACCCCGAACCCGCCAAGGCCTCTCGAAAACAACATGACGACCGCACCTACCGTATCGAGTTCAAAATACGCACGTACCAGTATGTTCCCGACTAAGTTTTGTCAGTCAACCAGCCTCTATGGTCTGAGGAACTGGGTCGAGTATGGCTTTAAGCAAAGCAAGAATGAACTCGGATGGGCGGACTTTCGATTCACCGACTATGCGCCGATT from Leptolyngbya sp. CCY15150 encodes:
- a CDS encoding transposase, with amino-acid sequence MLLADRGFVHVKAMQMMSTELGWHYRIRLKRNAWVWRAGKGWQQLNDFRLQRGEALCLHTVKLHKQAWYGSVHVVLGYNHVNGEFWAIVSDEPTNLQTFREYGLRFDIEEAFLDDQSNGWNLQKSEIRSVCALSRLWFILAVATLYVTAQGVAVVETGQRRHVEPHWFRGNSYFRLGWDWVKTALEQGWRLIHAVCFTQARDPEPAKASRKQHDDRTYRIEFKIRTYQYVPD